CACTTGTTGGCGCATTCTTTGCACTTGTCTATTCATCAATTTTGTCTTTTGTATCTGTGTATGCTAATTCAATTCATCTAGGAGATGTTTCCAGCCTTTTCTTTGTTGTTTATGCGATTGTATTATTATTATCAAGGCCATTTACTGGAAGATGGTTTGACCTTCATGGACCGAACGTAATCGTTTTTCCTTCTATTATTCTATTTGCAATTGGAATGTTTATTTTAAGTAAAAGTGGAACCAGTTCTGTTTTTCTCTTATCCGCAGGAATAATAGGGTTAGGATGGGGAACACTTTTTCCAACCTTTCAAACGATTGCAATTCAGGATTCTGAGCCGAAGAAGAAAGGGCTGGCAACAGCAACCTTCCTATCAATCTTTGATACTGGGATCGGGCTGGGCTCTTTTTTGGTTGGGATTTTTGTTACAAAAATAGGATTTAGCTCATTCTATTTATTGAGTTCTATTTATATCCTAGTGGGAGTTATTCTCTATTACTTCCTTCATACACGCAAGCAAAAAGCCATTAAAGGAAAATTAGAGAGGGACCTAGTTTAAGAGTTTGCTAAATAAAAAGACAAAATAATAATCTGAGTCAGTCCGCGAACTGGCTTTTTAAGTTGGTTTAATATCAAGCGGGATCTGTTTGTTGGACATATGATTTTTCTTAGTAAATATTTATTAATTTGGATATATTACTCAAATGAGGACCAATTCTTTTACAAAATCATTTATTTCATCTATAGTATTTTTATAATAATTATTATCTACATGGAGGTATGGAAATGTTTGATGTTGTTGTTATTGGGGCTGGACCAGCAGGTGGAAGTGCTGCATTATTTACTGCAAAAGCTGGCAAAAAAACAGTAGTGATTGAGAATGATAAAAGTATAACGAAAAAGGCATGGATGGAAAACCATTATGGTGTAGAAGAAATTTCTGGTCCTGACATGGTTGAAATTGGAAAGAAGCAAGCAAGTAAATTTGGTGCTGAAATTGTTCAAGCAACTGTTACCAATATCGTTAAAACCGAAAATGGTTTCAATGTAGAAACAGATCAGGAAAACTATGAAGCTAAGCATGTGATTATTGCAACTGGATTTTCTGTAGATCTTGCTGAAAAGGTTGGATTAAAGACAAAAGCAGGGACAGAGCCTAGAGTAAAGACTGTTTTCGAAGTAGATGCTGATGGAAGAACAAATATTGAAGGAATATGGGCTGCTGGAACAGTAGCTGGCGTAAGCGTTCATACTATTATTACTGCTGGTGATGGTGCAAAAGTAGCTATCAATGTGATTAGTGAAATGAATGGCGAACGTTATGTAGACCATGATATTCTAAAATCTTAAATGGTAAAGGTTCCCCTTGTCAAATTGCAAGGGGAATTATTTTTTTAACAACAGAATTTGGATTACTGTTTTAGGACAAGTTGCCAAGCTACTACGGCATTTGTGCTTTTTTAATAACAGTAATTTTGTGGAAATCATTCTGGTTCAACACTATTAGACCGTTTTATTTCCGTTTCATGAATTTCGATCGTTCTTTCGATAAAATCTATTATGAGAGACATTTCATCTTCATTATAACGGGAACAAAGCTGTGTCATTGCGTGAGAAAGCGGTAAATAATATTCTTTAATACCACTCTGCTTCTCTTTAACTGGAATAATAATAACCCTACGGCGATCATTTGGATCTTTCTCTCTTCTTACATATCCAGCATGTTCAAGTCGGTCGATTAATGCAGTTACAGAGCCCGTACTAAGTCCTGTTACTTTTGCCAATTCCCCTGCAGTAAGAGGACCATTTTCATTCAGAATATCGGCCGTTTTAAAATCAGTATGAATAACACCTAAACTATGTGCTGCATTTTGTTGAAAGAGAACCATTCTGGTACTTAATTTTCGTAAATTTTTAATTAAGGTTTTAACAAGGTCAGGATATTTGGGTAAATCCATTGACAACACTCACCCATTCTTTTAAAATTATTTTATCTTGATCATCAAGATAATTCCGAAACGAATTATTATTATCTTACCAAACATTCGAAATTTAAGTAAAGGAGCAATTCTACGATTGAACAAAATAAATTGTAAGGGGACTTTTTATGATAAAAAAAGATAAAAATCTTAAGTTCGTTGTTGCAGGCTTACTTTTAGGAATTTTAATGTCTGCCATGGATAATACAATTGTTGCCACTGCAATGGGTACGATCGTATCAGACCTTGGGGGCTACGATAAATTTATTTGGGTTACCTCTGCCTACATGGTAGCTGTTATGGCTGGAATGCCGATTTTCGGAAAACTTTCAGATATGTATGGGCGTAAACGCTTTTTTATTTTTGGATTAACTGTGTTCTTAATTGGATCATCCTTATGCGGAATTGCTCAAAGTATCATTCAGCTTAGTGTTTTTCGTGCCATTCAAGGAATTGGCGGGGGTGCATTAATGCCGATCGCGTTTACGATCGTTTTTGATATTTTCCCTCCTGAAAATCGTGGAAAAATGACTGGTTTGCTTGGTGCCGTTTTTGGTGCAGCAAGTGTGCTTGGTCCCTTACTTGGCGCTTATATTACCGATTATATTAGCTGGCATTGGGTCTTTTATGTGAATGTTCCAATCGGAATTCTTGCACTATTTTTCATTATTCGCTATTACAAGGAATCCCTTCAGCATTCTAAGCAAAGGGTTGACTGGATTGGAGCAATTACCCTTGTTATTTCCGTTGTCTGCCTTATGTTTGCACTTGAATTTGGCGGAAAGGAATACGATTGGAATTCCCCTCAGATATTAGGATTATTTGGGAGTGCCTTCATTTTCCTTGTAGCCTTTTTCATTGCCGAAGTAAAAGCGAAAGAGCCCATTCTTCCATTATGGCTTTTTAAACAACGCTTATTTGCAACATCACAAATTCTTGCCTTCTTATATGGGGGAACATTTATTATTTTAACCGTTTTTATTCCGATCTTCGTTCAAGCAGTATATGGCGGTACAGCCAAGAACGCCGGATTAATTTTGACACCAATGATGTTAGGATCTGTAGCAGGAAGCTCTGTCGGTGGTATTTTCCTTACGAAAACTTCTTATCGAAACCTGATGTTAATTTCAATTCTTTCCTATACAATTGGGATGTATTCACTAGGAACGTTGACACCGGATACAGCTCGCTTTCTATTAACGATCTATATGATTCTAGTTGGATTTGGAGTTGGTTTTTCGTTTTCATTACTCCCAACGGCTTCTCTACACAATTTGGAGCCACGCTACCGTGGATCGGCCAACTCAACAAACTCTTTTCTACGTTCATTTGGAATGACACTTGGCATTACCATCTTCGGTACCATTCAAAACAATTTGCTTACAGATAAACTGAAAGAGGCTTTTAAAGGTATGCAAGGTGCTGGCGGAAAGGGCGGTGCTCCAATGATAAAATTGGATCCCCGTCAAATTTTTGAATCAAGTGAACGCTCACAAATTCCTGGTTTTGTCTTAAATAAAATGGTTCATGCAATGTCTGATTCAATTACTCATACATTTTTGCTGACATTAATTCCAATTGTTCTTGCTGTAATTACGATCTTCTTCATGGGCAAAG
The Neobacillus sp. PS3-40 genome window above contains:
- a CDS encoding FAD-dependent oxidoreductase, with translation MFDVVVIGAGPAGGSAALFTAKAGKKTVVIENDKSITKKAWMENHYGVEEISGPDMVEIGKKQASKFGAEIVQATVTNIVKTENGFNVETDQENYEAKHVIIATGFSVDLAEKVGLKTKAGTEPRVKTVFEVDADGRTNIEGIWAAGTVAGVSVHTIITAGDGAKVAINVISEMNGERYVDHDILKS
- a CDS encoding MarR family transcriptional regulator, which codes for MDLPKYPDLVKTLIKNLRKLSTRMVLFQQNAAHSLGVIHTDFKTADILNENGPLTAGELAKVTGLSTGSVTALIDRLEHAGYVRREKDPNDRRRVIIIPVKEKQSGIKEYYLPLSHAMTQLCSRYNEDEMSLIIDFIERTIEIHETEIKRSNSVEPE
- a CDS encoding MDR family MFS transporter yields the protein MIKKDKNLKFVVAGLLLGILMSAMDNTIVATAMGTIVSDLGGYDKFIWVTSAYMVAVMAGMPIFGKLSDMYGRKRFFIFGLTVFLIGSSLCGIAQSIIQLSVFRAIQGIGGGALMPIAFTIVFDIFPPENRGKMTGLLGAVFGAASVLGPLLGAYITDYISWHWVFYVNVPIGILALFFIIRYYKESLQHSKQRVDWIGAITLVISVVCLMFALEFGGKEYDWNSPQILGLFGSAFIFLVAFFIAEVKAKEPILPLWLFKQRLFATSQILAFLYGGTFIILTVFIPIFVQAVYGGTAKNAGLILTPMMLGSVAGSSVGGIFLTKTSYRNLMLISILSYTIGMYSLGTLTPDTARFLLTIYMILVGFGVGFSFSLLPTASLHNLEPRYRGSANSTNSFLRSFGMTLGITIFGTIQNNLLTDKLKEAFKGMQGAGGKGGAPMIKLDPRQIFESSERSQIPGFVLNKMVHAMSDSITHTFLLTLIPIVLAVITIFFMGKARVEIMKKPAKG